The following are encoded together in the Rhizoctonia solani chromosome 10, complete sequence genome:
- a CDS encoding glycosyltransferase family 1 protein has translation MSISRGTQDAQNLIQYKLQSEDVLTKSKDLSPQDISNLLVCVPGIPPHYQWEMATQELPFAGPVMSFLLGRWKAMVERIDTVISCTTFEMEPISATALPKFIGKGLEQFCIGPSVDLTPPHQPDPDSPVTQFLDRAYAENGAHSIIYISFGTLFFPLMDSIPHLMAVLDEISKFGYRFIFALSSASATLDKSWMDGHIDAGNAIFPQWTNQTAVLEHPAIHYFLSHGGWNSTTEALVRGVPMIFWPMGADQPTNAIQIAAVHDCGFELLQVRTGPAKFVAYQNGREVEIVGTDDAVRDEMGRILKMSKGTRGRHQRMNVRMLGRVITESLGPGGSGDIALERLGVKLGLV, from the exons GAGGAACACAAGACGCGCAGAACTTGATCCAATACAAACTTCAAAGCGAAGATGTGTTGACCAAGTCCAAGGACCTATCTCCACAG GATATCTCCAACTTATTGGTTTGCGTGCCAGGAATTCCTCCTCATTATCAATGGGAGATGGCAACGCAAGAACTCCCATTTGCAGGTCCAGTCATGTCGTTTTTACTTGGAAGATGGAAAGCAATGGTAGAACGTATTGATACTGTCATATCGTGTACAACGTTCGAGATG GAGCCTATATCTGCCACTGCCCTACCGAAATTCATAGGGAAAGGCCTTGAACAGTTCTGTATTGGTCCTTCCGTAGACCTTACCCCACCTCATCAGCCAGATCCCGATTCGCCTGTCACACAATTTCTCGACCGTGCGTATGCTGAAAATGGCGCTCATTCAATTATCTACATTTCTTTTGGGACACTCTTTTTCCCTCTTATGGACTCGATACCTCATTTGATGGCTGTTCTCGATGAAATCTCGAAGTTTGGATATAGATTTATATTTGCTTTATCATCAGCAAGCGCGACCCTTGACAAGTCGTGGATGGATGGACATATTGACGCAGGAAATGCGATATTTCCTCAATGGACCAACCAAACTGCGGTTCTTGAACACCCT GCCATTCACTACTTCTTGTCTCATGGCGGGTGGAACTCGACCACCGAAGCGCTTGTTCGTGGTGTCCCAATGATCTTCTGGCCGATGGGG GCCGACCAACCTACAAATGCTATACAAATCGCCGCTGTTCATGATTGCGGTTTTGAGCTCCTACAGGTTCGCACTGGGCCCGCCAAGTTTGTAGCCTACCAAAACGGCAGGGAGGTCGAGATAGTTGGTACCGATGACGCTGTGCGCGACGAGATGGGGCGAATACTCAAGATGAGCAAAGGGACACGAGGCAGACACCAGCGAATGAATGTTCGAATGCTGGGTAGGGTTATTACTGAGTCTTTAGGACCGGGGGGTAGTGGGGATATTGCGCTTGAAAGACTGGGCGTGAAGTTGGGTCTTGTGTAA
- a CDS encoding F-box-like domain protein → MVAGNVWILYIVPVMFESVLFLLTVARIYVLSKEFGSTPLMQTLAQNGISYFAALVGIMILACVAGVIPPLKIAANGSG, encoded by the exons ATGGTAGCAGGCAATGTATGGATACTATACATAGTCCCGGTGATGTTTGAATCGGTCTTGTTCCTCTTAACAGTGGCCAGGATTTATGTGCTAAGCAAGGAATTTGGATCGACGCCCCTGATGCAGACACTGGCTCAGAA CGGAATATCGTACTTTGCGGCTCTTGTTGGAATCATGATTCTTGCATGTGTTGCGGGGGTAATCCCCCCTTTGAAGATCGCTGCCAATGGTTCTGGGTAA